The following are encoded in a window of Thunnus albacares chromosome 9, fThuAlb1.1, whole genome shotgun sequence genomic DNA:
- the LOC122988706 gene encoding pre-B-cell leukemia transcription factor 1 isoform X3, with product MLVCFCLFDQFVATRKSWTEVLSIRGAQEEEPPDPQLMRLDNMLLAEGVSGPEKGGGSAAAAAAAAASGGAGADNSAEHSDYRAKLTQIRQIYHTELEKYEQACNEFTTHVMNLLREQSRTRPISPKEIERMVSIIHRKFSSIQMQLKQSTCEAVMILRSRFLDARRKRRNFNKQATEILNEYFYSHLSNPYPSEEAKEELAKKCAITVAQVSNWFGNKRIRYKKNIGKFQEEANMYAARTAVNAANASSHGSQANSPSTPNSAGSGGSFNMSNSGDLFMSVQSLNGDSYQGAQVGANVQSQVDTLRHVISQTGGYSEGLTANQMYSPQGINANGGWQDAPTPSSVTSPTEGPGSVHSDTSN from the exons ATGCTggtctgcttttgtttgttcGACCAGTTTGTCGCAACTCGGAAATCCTGGACAGAAG TGCTGAGTATCCGCGGCGCCCAGGAGGAGGAGCCCCCGGATCCCCAGCTCATGCGGTTGGATAACATGCTGCTGGCAGAGGGCGTATCCGGTCCAGAGAAAGGCGGAGGttcggcggcggcggcggctgcaGCGGCGGCCTCGGGAGGAGCGGGGGCGGACAACTCTGCAGAGCACTCCGACTACAGGGCCAAGCTGACCCAGATCAGACAGATCTACCACACGGAGCTCGAGAAGTACGAACAG GCGTGTAACGAGTTCACCACCCATGTGATGAACCTGTTGCGAGAGCAGTCACGCACACGGCCGATTTCGCCCAAAGAGATTGAGCGCATGGTGAGCATCATCCACCGCAAGTTCAGCTCCATCCAGATGCAGCTCAAGCAGAGCACCTGCGAGGCCGTCATGATCCTGCGCTCACGCTTCCTCGATGCCag ACGGAAAAGGCGAAACTTCAATAAGCAGGCAACAGAGATCCTGAACGAGTATTTCTACTCACACCTCAGTAACCCTTACCCGAGTGAGGAAGCTAAAGAAGAGCTGGCAAAGAAGTGTGCCATCACAGTTGCCCAG GTTTCCAACTGGTTTGGGAATAAAAGAATCAGATACAAGAAAAACATTGGTAAGTTCCAAGAAGAAGCCAACATGTACGCTGCGAGAACTGCCGTGAATGCGGCTAATGCATCCTCACATGGAAGCCAAGCAAATTCACCCTCAACTCCAAACTCTGCAG GTTCTGGTGGCTCTTTTAACATGTCAAACTCCGGGGACTTGTTCATGAGCGTGCAGTCTCTCAATGGGGACTCGTACCAGGGGGCTCAGGTGGGAGCCAACGTGCAGTCACAG GTGGATACCCTTCGCCATGTTATCAGTCAGACAGGCGGGTACAGTGAAGGACTCACAGCCAACCAGATGTACAGTCCGCAGGGCATCAAT GCAAACGGTGGCTGGCAGGATGCTCCGACCCCCTCATCAGTGACTTCACCCACAGAAGGACCCGGAAGCGTTCACTCTGACACATCCAACTGA
- the LOC122988706 gene encoding pre-B-cell leukemia transcription factor 1 isoform X5, whose protein sequence is MRLDNMLLAEGVSGPEKGGGSAAAAAAAAASGGAGADNSAEHSDYRAKLTQIRQIYHTELEKYEQACNEFTTHVMNLLREQSRTRPISPKEIERMVSIIHRKFSSIQMQLKQSTCEAVMILRSRFLDARRKRRNFNKQATEILNEYFYSHLSNPYPSEEAKEELAKKCAITVAQVSNWFGNKRIRYKKNIGKFQEEANMYAARTAVNAANASSHGSQANSPSTPNSAGSGGSFNMSNSGDLFMSVQSLNGDSYQGAQVGANVQSQVDTLRHVISQTGGYSEGLTANQMYSPQGINANGGWQDAPTPSSVTSPTEGPGSVHSDTSN, encoded by the exons ATGCGGTTGGATAACATGCTGCTGGCAGAGGGCGTATCCGGTCCAGAGAAAGGCGGAGGttcggcggcggcggcggctgcaGCGGCGGCCTCGGGAGGAGCGGGGGCGGACAACTCTGCAGAGCACTCCGACTACAGGGCCAAGCTGACCCAGATCAGACAGATCTACCACACGGAGCTCGAGAAGTACGAACAG GCGTGTAACGAGTTCACCACCCATGTGATGAACCTGTTGCGAGAGCAGTCACGCACACGGCCGATTTCGCCCAAAGAGATTGAGCGCATGGTGAGCATCATCCACCGCAAGTTCAGCTCCATCCAGATGCAGCTCAAGCAGAGCACCTGCGAGGCCGTCATGATCCTGCGCTCACGCTTCCTCGATGCCag ACGGAAAAGGCGAAACTTCAATAAGCAGGCAACAGAGATCCTGAACGAGTATTTCTACTCACACCTCAGTAACCCTTACCCGAGTGAGGAAGCTAAAGAAGAGCTGGCAAAGAAGTGTGCCATCACAGTTGCCCAG GTTTCCAACTGGTTTGGGAATAAAAGAATCAGATACAAGAAAAACATTGGTAAGTTCCAAGAAGAAGCCAACATGTACGCTGCGAGAACTGCCGTGAATGCGGCTAATGCATCCTCACATGGAAGCCAAGCAAATTCACCCTCAACTCCAAACTCTGCAG GTTCTGGTGGCTCTTTTAACATGTCAAACTCCGGGGACTTGTTCATGAGCGTGCAGTCTCTCAATGGGGACTCGTACCAGGGGGCTCAGGTGGGAGCCAACGTGCAGTCACAG GTGGATACCCTTCGCCATGTTATCAGTCAGACAGGCGGGTACAGTGAAGGACTCACAGCCAACCAGATGTACAGTCCGCAGGGCATCAAT GCAAACGGTGGCTGGCAGGATGCTCCGACCCCCTCATCAGTGACTTCACCCACAGAAGGACCCGGAAGCGTTCACTCTGACACATCCAACTGA